TTCCATTTTATAACAGAATTATTTGAGTAATCTCTTTAGTAGTTAAAGAAGTAGATTCTAGCAACTGATGCAAATGGAAAGTGATTACACAGACCTCAATATTATTATAAATGCAGGTTAATTAATTACAGTGTCAAAGCACGTATTACAGTTCCATTGGTCACACGTCATAAACTTTATGTTAAATAAACATATAAATTGGTGAGTTATATTATGGTTCCTATTGAAATCCCATTTGTTAGAATTTTGTGTACTAATTTATTATGGAAGCAGGGTTCTTCATGCTGCAGCCAAAATACTAGGTCGAGATACTGAAGGTAGCTTGCTAACTCCTGCCTTCCGTTTATTGTTATTTGTCACAGAGCTAATTGTGATTTTTGCCTCTTTTTCAGGATTGAACACCAAATCTGACGTTGAGTCCGATGGCGCTGAAAACGACAGTTTGATGCTGGAATTATGTGCAGTGTGCATGTACCAAGAGTACACTTTAGTTTTTCTCCCGTAAGCACGCAATACACTTTCATCACCTTTATAAAAAGTTATTAGTTGTTAATGCAGTGCAGAATCTAACACAAGGATCAGTGCAAGACAACACTAAAAAAAAAGAAACTTGGGTAGATCAACCGTATAAAAACACTACCCAAGCATTTTCTATCAATGCGGAGAGGAAAA
The sequence above is drawn from the Apium graveolens cultivar Ventura chromosome 2, ASM990537v1, whole genome shotgun sequence genome and encodes:
- the LOC141708550 gene encoding E3 ubiquitin-protein ligase SP1-like, which translates into the protein MKRKHHRELRNRVLHAAAKILGRDTEGLNTKSDVESDGAENDSLMLELCAVCMYQEYTLVFLPSSKDDSNGIYVINKR